One stretch of Trichomycterus rosablanca isolate fTriRos1 chromosome 3, fTriRos1.hap1, whole genome shotgun sequence DNA includes these proteins:
- the polr3glb gene encoding RNA polymerase III subunit GL b — protein MAGRGRGRGRAQLSFPIEAVGISKGENLPPSSVQPTPLFPSLEHKPVPLQTGEEAEYMLALKQEFRGAMKSLPFYIQPAAPKKDVERYSDKYQNADPSDNTSEWIPDWKRLPKELRVRVKRPPSKKSSALPKLSKQPQVDKEIIQKLETLEKKEKDVSSDEEEGENKKTEEEEAEGEDEYDEEEFEEETDYVMSYFDNDEDFGADSDDNMDEAVY, from the exons ATGGCGGGGAGAGGGCGTGGTCGAGGACGGGCTCAGCTCAGTTTCCCTATAGAGGCGGTGGGAATAAGCAAAGGAGAAAACCTTCCACCTTCTAGTGTGCAGCCTACACCTTTGTTTCCT TCGCTGGAACACAAGCCAGTGCCTCTGCAGACGGGAGAAGAGGCGGAATACATGCTGGCTTTGAAGCAGGAGTTCAGAGGAGCCATGAAGTCTCTACCTTTCTACATACAGCCCGCTGCACCCAAGAAAG ATGTGGAACGTTACTCAGACAAATATCAGAACGCTGACCCGTCTGATAACACCAGCGAATGGATCCCAG ACTGGAAGCGCTTGCCGAAGGAGTTACGCGTGCGCGTGAAGAGACCTCCGAGCAAGA AGAGCTCGGCGCTTCCCAAACTCAGCAAACAGCCACAGGTGGACAAAGAGATCATCCAAAAACTGGAG ACGCTGGAGAAGAAAGAGAAGGACGTGAGCTCCGACGAGGAAGAGGGCGAGAACAAAAAAACAGAGGAAGAGGAGGCCGAGGGCGAGGACGAGTACGACGAGGAGGAGTTCGAGGAG GAGACCGACTACGTCATGTCGTACTTCGATAACGATGAGGACTTCGGCGCCGACAGCGACGACAACATGGACGAGGCCGTTTACTGA
- the txnipb gene encoding thioredoxin interacting protein b, protein MVVLSKKPKTFEIKLRDPSKTFYSSGDKVAGMVVVEVSEVTRVASVRLCGIGCAKVQYKKGKQRCKEALDYLRYQDVLHLDGQPADLDGCVTLRPGSRYEYTFGFELPQPGQLVSSYRSKFGSVEYYVQAAMERPCQAEVECRKYFEVMEPIDVNAPDLTSPVAGVKEKKLTCMFIPDGSVSIAAKIDRRGYCEGENICIDAKFENACSRIVVPKAAIIATHTYLANGRAKVLREKISAVRGDHIISGVCDVWRGKIIHVPKLKPTILGCNIIHMDYTLMIYVHVPGSDKLTLELPLVIGTIPFTGIASRTNSMSSQDGSTTASSSTGSMPSAPPSYSEIPRHGCPVTLVTPLLDDYDEDDCPIFIHAGRYHQMPPPAYTEVEEGQSRSGITLQSC, encoded by the exons ATGGTGGTGCTGAGCAAAAAACCAAAGACCTTCGAGATCAAACTGCGTGACCCGAGCAAAACCTTCTACTCCAGCGGGGATAAAGTtgctggcatggtggtggtcgAGGTGTCTGAGGTGACTCGAGTCGCGTCTGTCAGACTGTGCGGAATCGGTTGCGCCAAGGTGCAATACAAGAAGGGCAAGCAGCGCTGCAAGGAAGCCCTTGATTATCTCAGATACCAAGATGTGCTCCATCTGGATGGTCAGCCAGCAG ATCTGGATGGCTGTGTGACTCTCAGACCTGGAAGCAGATATGAGTACACTTTTGGGTTTGAGCTCCCTCAGCCAGG GCAGTTAGTTTCATCCTATAGAAGCAAGTTCGGGTCGGTCGAGTACTACGTACAAGCGGCGATGGAGAGGCCGTGCCAGGCTGAGGTTGAGTGCAGAAAGTACTTTGAAGTGATGGAGCCAATCGATGTCAACGCTCCTGACCTTACG TCTCCGGTCGCCGGGGTCAAGGAGAAGAAGCTGACCTGCATGTTCATACCCGATGGCAGCGTCTCGATCGCGGCCAAGATCGACCGCAGGGGCTACTGCGAGGGGGAGAACATCTGCATCGACGCCAAGTTCGAGAACGCCTGCTCTCGCATCGTCGTCCCCAAAGCCGCCATCATAGCCACGCACACCTACCTGGCCAACGGGCGCGCCAAGGTGCTCCGCGAGAAGATCTCGGCCGTCCGGGGGGATCACATCATCTCTGGCGTGTGCGACGTCTGGCGGGGCAAGATCATCCACGTTCCCAAGCTGAAGCCCACTATTCTGGGGTGCAACATCATCCACATGGACTACACGCTCATG ATTTATGTGCACGTCCCGGGCAGCGACAAGCTAACCCTGGAGCTTCCGCTGGTCATCGGGACCATCCCGTTCACCGGCATCGCCAGTCGCACCAACAGCATGAGCAGCCAGGACGGAAGCACCACGGCCTCCAGCAGCACGGGGTCCATGCCGTCCGCCCCGCCCAGCTACAGCGAGATCCCTCGGCACGGCTGCCCGGTCACCCTCGTCACGCCGCTCCTGGATGACTACGACGAAGACGACTGTCCCATCTTCATACACGCAGGACGGTACCATCAGATGCCTCCTCCAGCCTACACCGAG GTGGAAGAGGGACAAAGCAGGAGTGGAATCACTCTTCAGTCGTGCTAA